The segment TTTGTACACGTTACTGAGATATTCTAATTTCAGCAAATATTTGTATTCGAATTATTAGTGGATATCGGTATTGATCAAGTTAAAAAAAGAGTTTGAAGTTGAACAAAACTTTGATATCACCTTCAATTTAATAAACAATCATTGTACTATATATTTCGTATTTGCaactataataaatttataaaacacatttcttcTAAGTTCTCAATATTTTCTTGGCCACGTAAAGGTtccggtattttttaaaaatggtctTTTGAAACATACAATTCAAATGTGTCGAAGTATTTCAGTGTTTCTCTACCAGATGGCTCCAGTTGGAGTCGAGCAAGAGAAGCACATCGTACCTTTGGTAAACAAACAATTCGATTGCaacaattgaattttttttacaaaGATTTCCAATTCCAATAGGCACATAATTGCTAGTGTGTGTTGGGTTTTACTTGAATCGCGTAAGTGACTCTATGTACAAGGCAAATAACTGCTTCATTCACAAAAtagaatcatggtattgcgcCAAATTGTTCAAATATTGTTGAAAAGAGCTGCACCGGCGATGGTAaatgtttttttattcaaacatatACGCGAATGCGACTTTTTAaagtaacaataaaaaaaattaacaatacatACTATCATTGCGCAGTATGCTGCTAGTTTTCTATTCGAGAATCAATCGGAGAGTAAAAGGCCGACGGTAAATGATAAATTAAATCTCGAACCTCcggatattaaaaaattaactgTCGAGTATATGATAGAGCATTCGATTGTAGGCTCTATAAACAATGCAACTGAAACATTAAATATTGCTTATATGGCAATAATGAGAATAAGTAACGAATATAAGttagtattttatttgtacaGTCAAAGTGTAACATTCACAACATTGATCAAAGTTATTTTTCAGGAGTTCGTTGAACACATTGATTACTTTATTGAATGAAACTCTCGAGTATCATGTTGACGACAAACACTGGGATTTGATAGTTGAAATGAGATCGGAAGTACAAAGTAAAAAGGAGAAATTAAATGTAATAGCAAACAGACTGACAAGGGAAGATCCCCAAGACTTTTAACACATTcaatccccaaaattttaattaaaacatttttctatCTCATAGTAAATTTATAACTGTCTGAATTTCCTAGTTGGGCATCTTCTCTTGTAAGTTTCTAGTTACACATTTTACTTTTAGCATTAATATTGTATCGTAATTCGTCTTCAGAAATTAACAGGGTACATTCAATATGTACAAAGGCTGGTAGTAGCAGCTTCGGATCTAAGTTATCTTTCTGATATGGACAATCTGTCTTGCTCTCTTTCTATGCAAGCCGGGAACATTAAAGAAAGTATACAAAAGGAAATTACAAACATTGCAGTACTCGAACGAGAGTACAGTGATATACAAGAGAAGTGTATCAGGCATTGTAAGTAAAATACCATTATCGTTTCATACAAAATCACTgagatattattttcatttttctagcAAATAAGGAGGATAGCGACA is part of the Lasioglossum baleicum chromosome 6, iyLasBale1, whole genome shotgun sequence genome and harbors:
- the LOC143209940 gene encoding uncharacterized protein LOC143209940, which produces MVLRQIVQILLKRAAPAMYAASFLFENQSESKRPTVNDKLNLEPPDIKKLTVEYMIEHSIVGSINNATETLNIAYMAIMRISNEYKSSLNTLITLLNETLEYHVDDKHWDLIVEMRSEVQSKKEKLNKLTGYIQYVQRLVVAASDLSYLSDMDNLSCSLSMQAGNIKESIQKEITNIAVLEREYSDIQEKCIRHSNKEDSDKPAN